From Acidobacteriota bacterium, one genomic window encodes:
- the trxA gene encoding thioredoxin, giving the protein MGKNLKEFTVANFQAEVLESPVPVLVDFWAKWCMPCRQIGPYVEQIAEDFAGRAKVGKLDIDINEDIAATYNVRSIPTLLVFKGGQVVGSQTGASTKDVIAQLLERNL; this is encoded by the coding sequence ATGGGCAAGAACCTGAAGGAATTCACCGTGGCGAACTTCCAGGCGGAGGTCCTCGAGTCCCCGGTCCCGGTGCTGGTGGACTTCTGGGCGAAGTGGTGCATGCCCTGCCGGCAGATCGGCCCCTACGTGGAGCAGATCGCCGAGGATTTCGCCGGCCGCGCCAAGGTCGGCAAGCTGGACATCGACATCAACGAGGACATCGCCGCCACGTACAACGTCCGCAGCATCCCCACCCTCCTGGTGTTCAAGGGCGGGCAGGTGGTGGGGTCCCAGACCGGCGCCTCCACCAAGGACGTCATCGCCCAGCTGCTCGAGCGGAACCTGTGA
- a CDS encoding helix-hairpin-helix domain-containing protein: MKRNLLALILVLAVAGCFLRAGEGAPVTAGSDTPQADTAKKAVKRSPNVPAGKININTAGVRELDQLPGVGPAVAQRIISYRQEHGRFQKAEDLMAVKGIGEKIFAKIRPYVSTE, encoded by the coding sequence ATGAAACGCAACCTGTTGGCTCTCATCCTGGTCCTCGCGGTGGCGGGGTGCTTCCTCCGGGCGGGGGAAGGGGCCCCGGTGACCGCCGGGTCCGACACGCCGCAGGCCGACACGGCGAAGAAGGCGGTGAAGCGCTCGCCGAACGTGCCGGCCGGCAAAATCAACATCAACACCGCGGGGGTCCGGGAACTCGACCAACTGCCCGGCGTCGGGCCCGCGGTGGCCCAGCGGATCATCTCCTACCGCCAGGAGCACGGCCGCTTCCAGAAGGCCGAGGACCTCATGGCCGTCAAGGGGATCGGGGAGAAGATCTTCGCCAAGATCCGGCCCTACGTCTCCACGGAGTGA